The Arachis hypogaea cultivar Tifrunner chromosome 16, arahy.Tifrunner.gnm2.J5K5, whole genome shotgun sequence genome contains a region encoding:
- the LOC112758220 gene encoding phytyl ester synthase 1, chloroplastic: MASNSIMSFGVSPFSAMRPRFRVQAQNLDGPVIPTNTVLPSESDSGVTAINGVSSSSSLVLDTKHEKNDSFIVEKNKENGKLIIEEMRKGNDDGDAMVLEPLWDDGYGTQTVEDYFAAAKEISNGDGGPPRWFCPVECGSPLKNSPTLLFLPGLDGTGFGLTLHHKALGKAFEVRCLHIPVLDRTPFEGLVKLVEEAIKVEYALAPNKPIYLVGDSFGGCLALAVAARNPTIDLVLILVNPATSFGRSQLQPLFPILEALPNELHVTVPFLLSFVMGEPMKMASVSIENSLPPAKKLEQLSSNLTALLPCLPELANIMPKETLIWKLKLIKTAAAYANSRLHAVKAEVLVLASGKDNMLPSKDEAQRLARSIQNCRVRNFKDSGHTLLLEDGVGLLTIIRGTCMYRLSRRHDLVRDYIPISMTEFKTAMDIVGLLRFLTGSVVFSTLEDGKIVQGLDGVPVEGPVIYVGYHMLLGVDLPSLVEEFITQKGIVLRGISHPELFEGRRENASSEFGVFDWMKIFGSVPVSGSYLFKLLKNNSHILLYPGGQREALHYKGEEYKVIWPDHPEFVRMAARFGATIVPFGTVGEDDIADILLDFNDLAKIPYFIEYVRELQRGSVKFRDEISGEVASRDIAPPLILPKLPGRFYYLFGKPISTKGMENMLKDREAANKLYLQIKSEVENNMGYLLKKRQEDPYRNFIDRKLYQTLYPRSESDQTPTFKI; this comes from the exons ATGGCTTCTAATTCTATAATGAGTTTTGGGGTGTCACCCTTTTCTGCAATGAGGCCTCGTTTTCGAGTTCAAGCTCAGAACTTGGACGGTCCAGTAATCCCCACCAACACAGTATTGCCATCTGAATCAGATTCAGGAGTGACTGCAATAAATGgagtttcttcttcttcctcacttGTTCTTGATACAAAGCATGAAAAAAATGATTCCTTTATTGTTGAGAAGAACAAGGAAAATGGGAAGTTGATAATTGAAGAGATGAGGAAGGgcaatgatgatggtgatgctaTGGTTTTGGAACCCCTTTGGGATGATGGGTATGGTACTCAAACAGTGGAAGATTACTTTGCAGCAGCAAAAGAGATTAGCAATGGTGATGGTGGCCCACCAAGGTGGTTTTGCCCAGTTGAGTGTGGTTCTCCTTTGAAAAACTCTCCCACTCTTCTCTTTCTACCCG GGTTGGATGGTACAGGATTTGGCCTCACTTTGCACCACAAAGCTCTAGGGAA GGCTTTCGAAGTTCGTTGCTTGCACATTCCTGTTCTTGATAGAACACCGTTTGAAG GACTGGTGAAACTTGTTGAAGAAGCTATTAAGGTTGAGTATGCTTTGGCTCCGAATAAACCGATATATCTGGTAGGTGATTCCTTTGGCGGATGCCTAGCACTCGCTGTTGCTGCACGCAATCCAACAATCGACCTGGTTCTGATATTAGTCAATCCAG CTACATCCTTTGGCAGATCCCAGTTGCAACCTTTGTTTCCCATCTTGGAAGCTTTGCCCAATGAACTGCATGTTACCGTTCCCTTTCTTCTTAGTTTCGTTATGG GTGAGCCAATGAAGATGGCATCAGTCAGTATTGAAAACAGTCTTCCACCTGCAAAGAAACTAGAACAATTATCATCCAATCTAACTGCATTGCTGCCATGTCTTCCT GAGTTGGCTAATATTATGCCAAAGGAAACTCTTATTTGGAAGCTTAAGCTTATTAAAACAGCAGCTGCCTATGCCAACTCACGTCTTCATGCGGTTAAAGCTGAAGTACTCGTGCTTGCTAG tGGCAAGGATAACATGCTTCCCAGTAAAGATGAAGCTCAAAGACTAGCACGTTCGATACAAAATTGCAGAGTCCGTAATTTTAAGGACAGCGGACACACCCTTCTATTG GAAGATGGCGTTGGTCTATTGACAATCATCAGGGGAACTTGCATGTACCGCCTTTCAAGAAGACATGATTTGGTCAGGGATTACATTCCTATCAGTATGACTGAATTCAAAACTGCAATGGATATAGTTGG ATTGTTGCGTTTTCTTACCGGTTCTGTCGTGTTCTCAACATTGGAGGATGGAAAGATTGTGCAAGGTCTTGATGGTGTTCCGGTCGAGGGTCCTGTCATATATGTTGGTTATCATATGTTGCTTGGAGTAGATCttccctcacttgtggaagaatTTATAACTCAGAAGGGTATCGTGCTTCGAGGAATATCCCATCCTGAGCTTTttgaaggaagaagggagaatgCTTCTTCTGAGTTTGGTGTatttgattggatgaagatattTGGTTCAGTGCCTGTTTCAGGAAGCTATCTTTTCAAATTACTTAAGAACAATTCACATATTCTTCTATATCCTGGTGGTCAACGCGAGGCTCTGCATTATAAG GGGGAAGAGTACAAGGTAATTTGGCCGGATCATCCAGAGTTTGTGCGTATGGCGGCGCGATTTGGCGCTACAATCGTGCCATTTGGTACTGTGGGAGAAGATGACATAGCTGAT ATACTTCTTGACTTCAATGACTTAGCGAAGATCCCTTATTTCATAGAGTATGTCAGAGAATTGCAGCGAGGCTCGGTTAAGTTCAG AGATGAGATAAGTGGTGAGGTAGCAAGCAGAGATATAGCTCCACCATTGATTCTTCCAAAATTGCCTGGAAGATTCTACTATCTATTTGGGAAGCCAATAAGCACAAAAGGGATGGAGAACATGCTTAAAGACAGAGAAGCTGCCAACAAACTATACCTTCAAATTAAGTCAGAAGTTGAGAACAATATGGGTTACTTGCTCAAGAAAAGGCAGGAGGATCCGTACAGGAATTTCATTGATAGGAAGTTATATCAGACACTTTACCCTCGCTCTGAATCTGATCAAACTCCAACATTCAAGATTTGA
- the LOC112758219 gene encoding uncharacterized protein, with the protein MYKNRLQELAQRSCFNLPAYSCIREGPDHAPRFKATVSFNGETFESPTFCSTLRQAEHAAAEVALNTFAKRGPSRALAARVLDETGVYKNLLQETAHRAGLNLPVYTTIRSGPGHVPSFSCTVEIAGMYFVGDPARTKKQAQKNAAMAAWSALRKLSEHHLSSSASSSCPSGSKGNEEQEQVVIARVLASLHPSEARPLLESVNQHRWQKSTTTTSFMSTQPIPAIYPLQWQHCGISGFSPEVALYHFWQQEQIMQQQNHLLALTIQQAIPSAPPIYPMMHSVLQPEHCVYFPARELASVHVGPKFPIATSKPSFYLSNQIVPELSRGRSTVTIREIQEEKAEDPPACDSSTEARVLTLPSDDERLKHGGSESGSRNVELEGEQNGNSEWTSHRSMGTVHRPVNINNSYLRAHSEASSNRSFRPQGTASSMVRTVGPTSSAGFRPQHREVPLASRMRTGVPAGMLRGTTPRFMAPPVRIRSVVPVCSAPPPRRSVSEDSRVEETEDLKLQDQEVSRTNSDLGNLRI; encoded by the exons ATGTATAAGAACCGGTTGCAAGAATTGGCTCAAAGAAGCTGTTTTAATTTGCCAGCCTATTCATGCATCCGAGAAGGGCCTGATCATGCTCCTCGTTTCAAGGCAACCGTCAGCTTCAATGGAGAGACATTTGAAAGCCCTACATTCTGCTCTACCTTAAGACAGGCAGAGCATGCAGCGGCCGAGGTGGCTCTTAACACTTTTGCAAAAAGGGGCCCCTCTAGAGCTTTGGCTGCTAGGGTTCTG GATGAAACTGGAGTATACAAGAATTTGTTGCAGGAAACTGCTCATAGAGCAGGACTAAATCTTCCTGTGTATACTACCATTCGATCTGGACCAGGCCATGTTCCTTCCTTCTCATGCACAGTTGAGATTGCAGGAATGTATTTTGTTGGAGATCCAGCTAGGACCAAGAAACAGGCTCAGAAAAATGCTGCTATGGCTGCTTGGTCTGCATTGAGAAAAC TATCAGAGCATCATTTATCTTCTTCAGCTTCATCCTCATGTCCTTCGGGGTCTAAAGGCAATGAAGAACAGGAACAAGTTGTAATCGCTCGGGTTCTAGCAAGCTTACATCCATCTGAGGCAAGACCCCTTTTAGAAAGTGTCAATCAACATAGATGGCAAAAGTCAACGACAACAACATCCTTCATGTCAACACAGCCGATTCCGGCCATATATCCTCTGCAATGGCAGCACTGTGGAATATCTGGTTTCTCCCCTGAAGTGGCGCTGTATCATTTTTGGCAGCAAGAACAAATTATGCAGCAGCAAAATCACCTGTTGGCACTAACCATTCAGCAAGCTATTCCATCTGCTCCACCGATTTATCCTATGATGCACTCTGTGCTTCAGCCAGAGCACTGTGTTTATTTTCCGGCTAGAGAACTAGCATCAGTTCATGTTGGACCGAAGTTCCCTATTGCTACATCAAAGCCTTCATTTTACTTATCAAATCAAATTGTTCCCGAATTAAGCAGAGGCAGGTCAACGGTAACCATTAGAGAGATACAAGAGGAAAAAGCAGAGGATCCCCCAGCTTGTGACTCTAGTACCGAGGCCAGAGTTCTAACACTACCTTCAGATGATGAAAGACTGAAGCATGGTGGCTCTGAAAGTGGAAGCAGAAATGTTGAGCTTGAAGGTGAACAAAATGGGAATTCAGAATGGACTTCTCATAGGAGCATGGGCACTGTTCACAGACCAGTTAATATTAACAATTCCTATCTCAGGGCACATTCTGAAGCAAGTTCCAACAGAAGTTTCAGACCCCAAGGAACTGCTTCTTCCATGGTGAGAACAGTCGGTCCTACTTCATCGGCGGGGTTCAGACCACAACACAGGGAGGTACCTCTGGCTTCAAGGATGAGAACTGGTGTCCCAGCAGGAATGCTAAGAGGGACTACTCCTCGGTTCATGGCGCCACCTGTGAGGATCAGATCAGTAGTTCCAGTATGCTCAGCTCCTCCTCCAAGGAGATCCGTATCAGAGGATTCCAGAGTCGAAGAAACAGAGGATCTGAAACTCCAAGACCAAGAAGTCTCAAGAACAAACTCTGATCTTGGCAATCTTAGAATATGA